One genomic region from Oncorhynchus gorbuscha isolate QuinsamMale2020 ecotype Even-year linkage group LG13, OgorEven_v1.0, whole genome shotgun sequence encodes:
- the LOC123992727 gene encoding reticulon-4 receptor-like 1: MFKGGCGLEFLLVLCGLELSWSCPHHCICYTAPSTVSCQAHNFLSVPEGIPPHSERIFLQNNKIHRLLQGHFSPTTVTLWIYSNNITYIEPSTFHGFAQLEELDLGDNRHLRSLAADTFHGLGRLHALHLYRCGLSALPSNIFQGLRNLQYLYLQDNHLEFLQDDIFVDLHNLSHLFLHGNRLWSLHQNTFRGLGALDRLLLHHNQLQWVDRLAFHDLRRLTTLYLFNNSLTELSGDCLALLPALEYLRLNDNPWECDCKALSLWDWLKRFRGSTSSVGCQAPAEVAGKDLKQLRKEDFPNCSGSESLHQSKTWAGTDKVSLKKEPHPVPPPHSHPHRPHHNESPHYPSPPSPLPQPPPSVSGEGTASEGQPGVAPPQRPGRARNCTRQRVRGGKGKGQNEVHTLKEMADKEYSSPDFEGGKYDHTSPDGTVTRRKHKCPPRTTVRPPSGVQQATNRATFSQPLIHLNAIMGALLPMTIAHILR, encoded by the exons GCTGCGGGCTGGAGTTCCTGCTGGTTCTCTGTGGTCTGGAGCTTTCCTGGTCCTGCCCACACCACTGTATCTGCTACACCGCGCCCAGTACTGTCAGCTGCCAGGCACACAACTTCCTGTCCGTCCCCGAAGGCATTCCCCCGCACAGCGAGCGCATCTTCCTGCAGAACAACAAGATCCACCGGCTGCTGCAGGGCCATTTCAGCCCCACCACGGTCACACTGTGGATCTACTCCAACAACATCACCTACATCGAGCCCTCCACATTCCACGGCTTCGCCCAGCTGGAGGAGCTGGACCTGGGGGACAACCGTCACCTGCGTTCCCTGGCTGCAGACACCTTCCATGGGCTGGGCCGGCTCCATGCTCTGCACCTGTACCGCTGTGGGCTCAGTGCGCTGCCCAGTAACATCTTCCAGGGGCTACGCAACCTGCAGTATCTCTACCTACAG GATAATCACCTGGAGTTCCTGCAGGATGACATCTTTGTGGACCTCCACAACCTGAGCCACCTGTTCCTGCATGGGAACCGTTTGTGGTCGCTGCACCAGAACACCTTCCGGGGACTGGGGGCCCTGGATCGCCTGCTGCTGCACCACAACCAGCTGCAGTGGGTGGACCGCCTGGCCTTCCACGACCTGCGTCGCCTCACCACCCTCTACCTGTTCAACAACTCACTGACCGAGCTGTCTGGAGACTGCCTGGCACTGCTGCCTGCCCTGGAGTACCTGCGCCTCAACGACAACCCCTGGGAGTGTGACTGCAAGGCCCTGTCGCTGTGGGACTGGCTCAAACGCTTCAGAGGTTCTACTTCGTCCGTAGGCTGTCAGGCCCCGGCCGAGGTGGCTGGGAAGGACCTCAAGCAGCTCCGCAAGGAGGACTTCCCCAACTGCTCTGGCTCTGAGTCCCTGCACCAGAGCAAGACCTGGGCTGGGACTGATAAAGTGTCTCTGAAGAAGGAGCCACACCCGGTGCCACCGCCTCACTCCCACCCCCACCGTCCTCACCACAACGAGTCACCACACTATCCCTCGCCACCCTCACCTCTGCCCCAACCACCCCCGTCCGTAAGCGGGGAGGGCACAGCATCTGAGGGACAACCTGGGGTGGCGCCCCCTCAGAGGCCAGGCCGCGCTCGGAACTGCACCCGCCAGCGCGTCAGGGGAGGCAAGGGGAAGGGGCAGAACGAGGTACATACCTTAAAGGAGATGGCCGATAAGGAGTATTCCTCGCCCGATTTTGAAGGGGGCAAATATGACCACACGTCCCCGGATGGCACGGTCACGCGGAGGAAGCATAAGTGCCCTCCCCGGACCACTGTTCGCCCCCCTAGTGGGGTGCAACAAGCCACCAATAGGGCCACGTTCTCCCAGCCCTTAATACATCTCAATGCCATAATGGGAGCTTTGTTGCCCATGACCATTGCCCATATTCTCCGCTGa